In Brienomyrus brachyistius isolate T26 chromosome 25, BBRACH_0.4, whole genome shotgun sequence, a single window of DNA contains:
- the LOC125720409 gene encoding uncharacterized protein LOC125720409 isoform X3: MDTTCISLIVLLGLGCSTQERRSEEAELRIVRLGDSITLHCDVKHERETIWYRQCSHENQPLLKMARLELKDNPHPRYAFVWDSSSNSYSLLIKNITKSDLGLYYCSTKYLRFSPQPNGTATDEATDKFGGLTIRLLTADDSNGTIRTPSGSAAGMTQSWVPVLSVTVAVLLCAPLSLGTYWLGKRQGLKQATAKQRITRFNDEEEEEGQLNYATLKIRKGPRPSRKKPDQNSDSCTYSEVYRGRV; this comes from the exons ATGGACACGACGTGCATCTCTCTGATCGTTCTCCTCG GTTTGGGCTGCTCCACTCAGGAGAGAAGGTCTGAGGAGGCTGAGCTGAGGATCGTCCGACTGGGGGACAGTATTACCCTGCACTGTGATGTCAAACATGAGCGTGAAACTATCTGGTACAGACAATGTTCTCATGAGAACCAGCCACTACTGAAAATGGCTCGTTTGGAATTAAAGGATAATCCTCATCCTCGATACGCTTTCGTGTGGGACTCCTCATCAAATTCATATAGTCTGTTGATTAAAAACATTACGAAGTCTGATCTGGGACTTTACTACTGTTCCACAAAATATCTCAGATTTTCACCTCAACCCAATGGAACAGCTACTGATGAAGCAACTGACAAATTTGGAGGTCTAACCATTAGGCTCCTGACTGCAG ACGATTCCAATGGCACCATAAGGACCCCCAGCGGTTCTGCAGCAGGGATGACCcagagctgggtgccggtgctCAGTGTGACGGTGGCTGTTCTGCTCtgtgctcctctctctctcgGTACCTACTGGCTGGGAAAAAGACAGG GTTTAAAACAGGCCACAGCAAAACAAAGAATTACAAGATTTAATGATGAAGAG gaggaggagggacagcTGAACTATGCCACACTGAAGATCCGTAAAGGACCCAGGCCGTCCAGGAAAAAGCCTGATCAGAACAGTGATTCCTGTACCTACTCCGAAGTCTACAGGGGTCGGGTGTGA
- the LOC125720409 gene encoding uncharacterized protein LOC125720409 isoform X1 — protein sequence MDTTCISLIVLLGLGCSTQERRSEEAELRIVRLGDSITLHCDVKHERETIWYRQCSHENQPLLKMARLELKDNPHPRYAFVWDSSSNSYSLLIKNITKSDLGLYYCSTKYLRFSPQPNGTATDEATDKFGGLTIRLLTADDSNGTIRTPSGSAAGMTQSWVLVLSVTAAVLLCVPLSLGTYWLGKRQGLKEATAKQRVTRISGGINDEEEQEGQLNYVTLKIRRASRLFRPKPDQRSDFCTYSEVRRDLM from the exons ATGGACACGACGTGCATCTCTCTGATCGTTCTCCTCG GTTTGGGCTGCTCCACTCAGGAGAGAAGGTCTGAGGAGGCTGAGCTGAGGATCGTCCGACTGGGGGACAGTATTACCCTGCACTGTGATGTCAAACATGAGCGTGAAACTATCTGGTACAGACAATGTTCTCATGAGAACCAGCCACTACTGAAAATGGCTCGTTTGGAATTAAAGGATAATCCTCATCCTCGATACGCTTTCGTGTGGGACTCCTCATCAAATTCATATAGTCTGTTGATTAAAAACATTACGAAGTCTGATCTGGGACTTTACTACTGTTCCACAAAATATCTCAGATTTTCACCTCAACCCAATGGAACAGCTACTGATGAAGCAACTGACAAATTTGGAGGTCTAACCATTAGGCTCCTGACTGCAG ACGATTCCAATGGCACCATAAGGACCCCCAGCGGTTCTGCAGCAGGGATGACCCAGAGCTGGGTGCTGGTGCTCAGTGTGACTGCGGctgttctgctctgtgttcctctctctctcgGTACCTACTGGCTGGGGAAAAGACAGG gATTAAAAGAGGCCACAGCTAAACAAAGAGTTACAAGAATTAGTGGTGGGATTAATGATGAAGAG GAGCAAGAGGGACAGCTGAACTATGTTACACTGAAGATTCGTAGAGCATCCCGGCTGTTCAGGCCAAAGCCTGATCAGAGGAGTGATTTCTGTACTTACTCTGAAGTCCGCAGAGATCTAATGTGA
- the LOC125720409 gene encoding uncharacterized protein LOC125720409 isoform X5, giving the protein MDTTCISLIVLLGLGCSSQERRSEEAVLRVVQLGENITLHCDVKHERDTFWYRQCSHENQPPLSMSSVELMRNPHSQYTFVWDSSSKSYSLSIHNVTESDQGLYYCSTKYQDFTGSRERMSTEDHYRFGNMTTRLLTADDSNGTIRTPSGSAAGMTQSWVPVLSVTVAVLLCAPLSLGTYWLGKRQGLKQATAKQRITRFNDEEEEEGQLNYATLKIRKGPRPSRKKPDQNSDSCTYSEVYRGRV; this is encoded by the exons ATGGACACGACGTGCATCTCTCTGATCGTTCTGCTCG GTTTGGGCTGCTCCTCTCAGGAGAGAAGGTCTGAGGAGGCTGTGCTGAGGGTCGTGCAACTAGGGGAGAATATTACCCTGCATTGTGATGTCAAACATGAGCGTGATACCTTCTGGTACAGACAATGTTCTCATGAGAACCAGCCTCCATTGAGCATGTCTAGTGTGGAATTAATGCGCAATCCTCATTCTCAATACACTTTTGTGTGGGACTCCTCATCAAAGTCATATAGTCTGTCAATTCATAACGTCACAGAGTCTGACCAGGGACTTTACTACTGTTCCACAAAATATCAAGATTTCACTGGATCCAGAGAACGCATGTCTACAGAAGATCACTACCGTTTTGGAAATATGACCACTAGACTTCTGACTGCAG ACGATTCCAATGGCACCATAAGGACCCCCAGCGGTTCTGCAGCAGGGATGACCcagagctgggtgccggtgctCAGTGTGACGGTGGCTGTTCTGCTCtgtgctcctctctctctcgGTACCTACTGGCTGGGAAAAAGACAGG GTTTAAAACAGGCCACAGCAAAACAAAGAATTACAAGATTTAATGATGAAGAG gaggaggagggacagcTGAACTATGCCACACTGAAGATCCGTAAAGGACCCAGGCCGTCCAGGAAAAAGCCTGATCAGAACAGTGATTCCTGTACCTACTCCGAAGTCTACAGGGGTCGGGTGTGA
- the LOC125720409 gene encoding uncharacterized protein LOC125720409 isoform X4: MDTTCISLIVLLGLGCSSQERKSEEAVLRVVQLGDNITLHCDVKYELDTIWYRKCSHENQPLLNMSGYGFMLNPLPQYSFVWNNLSASFSLSIKNITESEQGLYFCSTKYLKHYAGQDGKTSGEDANRFGNITIRLLIADDSNGTIRTPSGSAAGMTQSWVPVLSVTVAVLLCAPLSLGTYWLGKRQGLKQATAKQRITRFNDEEEEEGQLNYATLKIRKGPRPSRKKPDQNSDSCTYSEVYRGRV; this comes from the exons ATGGACACGACGTGCATCTCTCTGATCGTTCTGCTCG GTTTGGGCTGCTCCTCTCAGGAGAGAAAGTCTGAGGAGGCTGTGCTGAGGGTCGTGCAACTAGGGGACAATATTACCCTGCACTGTGATGTCAAATATGAGCTTGATACCATCTGGTACAGAAAATGCTCTCATGAGAACCAGCCTCTGTTAAACATGTCTGGCTATGGATTTATGCTCAATCCTCTTCCTCAATACAGTTTTGTGTGGAATAACTTGTCAGCTTCATTTAGTTTGTCAATTAAAAACATCACAGAGTCTGAACAGGGACTTTACTTCTGTTCCACAAAATATCTCAAACATTACGCTGGACAGGATGGAAAAACCTCCGGTGAAGATGCAAATCGCTTTGGAAATATAACCATTAGGCTTCTGATTGCAG ACGATTCCAATGGCACCATAAGGACCCCCAGCGGTTCTGCAGCAGGGATGACCcagagctgggtgccggtgctCAGTGTGACGGTGGCTGTTCTGCTCtgtgctcctctctctctcgGTACCTACTGGCTGGGAAAAAGACAGG GTTTAAAACAGGCCACAGCAAAACAAAGAATTACAAGATTTAATGATGAAGAG gaggaggagggacagcTGAACTATGCCACACTGAAGATCCGTAAAGGACCCAGGCCGTCCAGGAAAAAGCCTGATCAGAACAGTGATTCCTGTACCTACTCCGAAGTCTACAGGGGTCGGGTGTGA